aatgtATTAATCTTTAAATAGCCTTGAATATACAATAATAACTTACACTAGTACCATACTTAAATTCTCCAGTGTGTATTTTGTAGTGAACTACATAACATGGCAGAATATGGTAGGAGTTGAAAATGACCAGCTCTTTTTTGTCGGGAGACGTGTGGGAGTCGCATCCCTTGGACAGCGGAGCTCCGTGAATCAGCTTCTTGCAATGGAACACTTTCCCGGGAAGAACCTGACACAGCAAGAGTTTGTCCGCTCCTTTGATATATCCCATGCAGTAGTCTGGGAACTCACTGAAATACACGCCCTTCCCGTACCAGCCCGTATCTGTAGCATGCTTAAATCCTTTCTCTCCTGGTGAAAGAGAGTTGTtgtatgaatgaaatataaatcatatattctacaatatttaaatttgcaaaTCTCTACTGGTAATATAGATTTTAGCCCCTTTCTCTACCGACCAacccaccccccaccccaaaTCGCCTCCCAAACTTATTTCAAGAATGAAAACCTTGAGCAATATAATCCAACATTTAAAGTCTAACAGGCAGGCACATGCAAAATTAAGTCTTAAATATTGCAactttttcaaaagattttttgcctattttgcCAGCTAGAAGCTGATTGATTTGATGACATTGATTCCATATTCCAATTGTATGATCTCTCAGAtgaataaaatgatatcaattctTGATCTTGTATAAAATGACACAGATACAGACAAGGAAGGGAATGAACTGATTGACCTTAAACAATGAGctcacaatatcatattttaataagtgTACCAGGCACTTTGAATCCAGTTTCACAAATTTTGGTGATATTTTCTACTTTGGTTCCGTGGAAGGCGAGGACAGGATAAGATAACTCCTCTCCTCTCATTTTCTTGAGGTCTTCTTTCCCCTGCCTGAAAATATTTCTTGATAATCAAAATTGTTACACATAATTATATTGCAGAATATAAAAGTACTTAATTGCTTTGTCaatcacaaaaaaaatttattcaacttcaaatcttaaatattgtgttacatttacatataaaacatgATCTTTTCTTACTTGAATTGGGCCATTAGTTCTGGGTTGACAACATATTCGACCGCTTTTATGGTGTAACTGAAAGAAAACCAGAATTGCTAATGCCTTACAATAATGAGAAAACATGAATATCAAGAGACTGAAATACATTGGTCTGACTACAATACAAGAACCCAGTATGGAAGACTTATGGcatatgacaaaatttacaCATACTGGCTGTTAGTTCCACTCAGAAGACGGTAAAACTGGGACTCCGCCAATCGGAAATGCGTCTGCTCAGCCGATCCCTCTTTGTGATTTCTCTCCGCCATCAATTTGAAATACACAGTCTTGGTCCCCTCAAGGGCCTCCTTCTCTCCCTCAACCAATAACAGGCCAGAGGATACCTACAATTTATATCATTGGTTATAACATCATAACAGCTCAGAAAATACCTGCAATGTACAACATCAATTGtcttaaaatgttataattaagGTTCAAATGACATCCATAATAtattgtacagtaaaacatgcttataccgagcgcagcgagaggcgtgCAAAGCccagcgaggattaatggtaacacgtatatatataagaaaatcagtgaaaaatgaaagttgaatcaggggtactaaggccaaaaaaattttcttccagccatgggcgccgccatattggcagccattttgttttttaaaaaaagttagttcgatcattgattgactggtacttatcgatgtttattgcccctaaactcgattaaaattTTCTGGTGTTTCAATAAaaggtaatttgaaataaaagaaataatagaggacaccagataagtttcaatagtgcttcaatcaagaaacacgactagttctatgtatatcttatcaaattatcagatggaaaataaaaacattaacatcaaggaactgatcttttagatactgaataaagtattcaattttattaccgcgttatttatatgaattaaattgataaacaatgaaagaagaaattttaaaaaagttcggaataacgtaactctcttcggctatttccgaagacaaaacttgaacgttttatgtctgaaacatgacgtcataatgtagtcTGAGCATGCGACATTTAGTTAAACTTTggctaatgatttgagtaggcaaccaggcggatcctactgtgtgcgtttcaaattaattttgttctacaaaaatcaaactgcttTGTGTTacatctgcgctcggtccaatggtcacaccgtttacatattaacaAAGTGCCAGGGAGTGGAGATTTTTCTTCGCAATAAGCCTGATTTGTTATATCCATCAAGTTTACAACAGGAAATTAAGTCACGGGGAAttaaaatcacttcgctgtaagcatcaattcattacAAGCAAGTTcactataaccatgttttactgtataatgtCATTATGTCATAACTGTAAAGATAATATTTCCTAGATATTAAATGTACTTATCTTAAGTTATCTAGAATTTCATACTGTGTTTGAATAATGGGAAATTTTTCCAACTTATGACATGATTATTTCACTAATAGTCCTTCCAGAATAAAATTATTACACTTGTAATGTATAACCATGATAACTGTAAATcatgaattaaaatttgtttcacgTCACAAGTATTTATTAAGACACATCTATGATTTATCAAACTTGAAACTTTATTCCAGGAGAGTACATTGTGTCTATTGAAACATGtgaaacaagcattctgagagtattgcataagcaatacacgtcccctaccggtaaCCCCTTTGATTGAGAATGGCAAAAGTTTGAGACCCTGTATATTAAATATCCCCTATCATAAATGTAGTAATTGTATagtatgaaattatgaaaaatgattataataaacAGCAAacaatctcaaaaatccattaaaaaaatacatatttgaagCAAAGCAAACACAGAAGTCTAGTCTATTATTCAACAGCccaaacccgataacgaacctgattgtaataataataatgataaaaccctgccgttaaaatttacacaatacTTGACAccattttacagaacttatttgtttgttattagaaatgataaatgtaataatacaaataatgcacgatattatttattattttactgaCCACATAATGTCCTCGTTCATTTAGTACACACTtagcccgataacgaacccgatcattaaaaaaattggagtgaaaaaaattaaatttctggaAATTGTGTtgaccagacgctacaaaagtatAAACTTGGTCTgctgtttgatatttttaagcTGCTCAGCAAGTTTCACATCATTCGTCAAACGcatgcagaaaaaaacaacggaaaactgaagtgggacagacagatggacggacagacagacggactgacggacgcagaggaaagctatagtcccctccggtgaaaccggtaggggactaataaaagATAGTGATGGAGAGAAAATAGATACTTGATGCTGCATCTTCTCTAACTCCTTCTCCTTCTCTTTCACTTTGTCCTGAGTTTCTTTGAGTTCATCCTGTAACTTTTGTTTTGCTTCAAATGCTTGTTTGATCAACTCTTTTCTCTCTGCCTCGGACATTTGTGAGTATTTTTTCACCAATGACATTCCCCTTTTCAAAATGTCCTCAGCTTTTCCTTTGGGTTTCTTCTATAATGTTGATAAATTcttttgaatatcaaataacatttcaCAAGGTACATGCATATGTGAATAACAGAGAACTGAGCAAACATTTGAGATtgtatttctgaaaaataattgcaaaatATTCCACACAAATATAAGCATGCAAGGACATCGTTGGATTTGCATGTACATCATTTATTTAGCATGTCTAGAATTcgtgaatattttaatttttttttatttaaagcccCCCTATTGCACCTTAACTATCCTTCTAACACAAAAAAGTTTAAGGTACCTTATCCTTCTCGTCATCAGAGTCTATGGGGTCGGTATCACTCCCACTGCCAGTCGTCACCTTCTTTACCACAGCTGTGGGATGTGAAAATTCGGCAAAATGCAGCAGATTTTTGCGGAAACAACTTGCTCCATATTTACAAGGTGGCAGATTTTTGCCATCTGGCAGACTAGGTTTGGTTTTGGTTTTGGCTCTCTTAGTCGAGTCGTTACTGTCTGATGTCGATGCAGTGTCAGTCGTTTGTTTTGGAGGATgtagaaattctttaaaatgctCGGGGTTTTTCCTGTAGCAGCGAGCTCCGTAAGGACATGTAGGTAACGTGGAAGCTTTGGCTTTCTTTGCTGGACTCGCCATTTCTTCTGTTCCGTGTATGCAGTAAAAACTTTTTCATATAGATCTAGTAATAATGgtttctattttgttttaattattttatgtagGCGTACGTATAATGATTCGTTTGGGGGAATGAAGAGAATAGTCGTTTCATCTGTTTTGTTATAAAGGCAAAGCATATGTTCATTTGATCAATTGAAGaatataaatttaagaaataaatggcACTGAATTACATATTTTTGTGACAttgacgatttttaaaaaactagaaTAATTCAATGTACAAGTTGTCTAGAACCTCTTTGAAAAAAGTCGCGAAATTTTGAATATAGAAAGTAGACGTTTAAAATGTGAGTTTTGTCATGAGTTAAATGTTCTGTGAAgctaaaattaatttatatccCACCTTtctctaaattttaaataaaatttatggaaaaatttatggaaaaattCATGTTAATTCATTCAAATGCTGTATTTATACGGTACCCGTATTTATATGTATGCAATCATGCATGCAAAATTATACAGCTGTTGTACAATAAGAATGCAATTATGTCCGTTTagaattcaaaaaaataatcaagattAATCATAGTTATAGTTTTTTTGTTTCGTAATTTAGATATGTTTCTGCCTTGAAGTTAAAGGAAACTATTGGacatgaacatgatgaatttcCTGTTTGTGTGTATTTGTTATGATTTGGAGTCAAATGACTGATAAAGACAATGTCAGCTTTAACTGAGGAACAAAAAAGAAGGATTGAAGAGAATAAGAGAAAAGCTCTAGCAAAGCGAGCACAGAAATTAAGTCCAGTGAAAAGCAGCGGTGATATACAGAAACAACAGATTGAAGAAAATAGGCTGAAAGCACTCGCTCTCAGAGCAGAAAAACCGTCGAAGGTCTCAGAGCCATCACAGGCACATTATAGCAAGCCACAAACAGATAGCAGGAGTTTGATAAACCAGATTAACAAAACTTCCAATGCTGTTGTTACAGGCAAAAACACATTTAGTAATAATGGCCCAGGTAATAGTTcttttaaaacaagtacaacaGGAGACACACATAACAACAAAAGAAATGGAGTAAGTTCTGGTTCCAGttataaaacacaaactttGAATAAACCTGCACCGCAGCAATCAGTGAACGGGGCAGAGTCTAATGTAGCTAAGATTGCGGAGTCAATAGCAACCTCTGGTCCATCACAGAGCACCCTGGGGGGAGGGACTACGGCGAAGTGTCTGCTGATCTCCAGGGAGAGGTTCGAAGTCACATCTGGATACTTTCCTCCACTTGTTGACTTGTTTAAAACCATGGCAACTAAAAAGTATGGTACGTATCATGAGTTATGCACATGCACGTACACAAACGCAGACTCGGACATGTTGGAGACAGTTGTCAAAATGCATGTTTATACTTTTGACGTTTTGTGCTTaagtatgatatacatgtatcttcctgTAAAAgtaatattatttgaatatgtaAATCTTCtaatactgtggaattatttttattcgtgggggtCAACATTGGTGTCTAGCCAAGATTGTCCTGGTTCATTGGGACATAATTTTGTTGGTGGTATACTAGGTATacctttaataaatattaaacaaaggattgtatatatacattcatgGCTTCATATATTTGTGAGCAAAGGTTACCAGTGAAAGCCAATGAACATTGGTCCGGCACTGTGACAAACAATggtgattccacagtatgctAAACAAACAAACCTTAATTGGCAATTAgttgcatatatacaataaattaaaagtgCATTTGTTTATTGTAATGTGTaaacttgcctcagactttgtGTCTGACCTGCTTACTATTTCTACACAATTATTTGGATCATGCATAACACACTACATAAAATTAAGATATGGCTGATGAGATGAAacttattaattaaaaagaaaatgtcaatAGAATTCAGTCTGCTTAATGTTTGAATTAGTTATTAATGTTGTGCACTTTGTAGATATATTAATTGTATCATGAAGTTAGATCCCATTCTTGTCCAGTAATTCCAGTTTACATTGAATATTACAGATGCTGTCACCAAAAAATGGTCCTTTAAATTGGAAGAGTATCAGAAATTGGGTAAGAATGGCTTTTACCGTTAATTATCTCTCGATCTTAC
The window above is part of the Magallana gigas chromosome 10, xbMagGiga1.1, whole genome shotgun sequence genome. Proteins encoded here:
- the LOC105330026 gene encoding DNA ligase 1 isoform X1, which translates into the protein MASPAKKAKASTLPTCPYGARCYRKNPEHFKEFLHPPKQTTDTASTSDSNDSTKRAKTKTKPSLPDGKNLPPCKYGASCFRKNLLHFAEFSHPTAVVKKVTTGSGSDTDPIDSDDEKDKKKPKGKAEDILKRGMSLVKKYSQMSEAERKELIKQAFEAKQKLQDELKETQDKVKEKEKELEKMQHQVSSGLLLVEGEKEALEGTKTVYFKLMAERNHKEGSAEQTHFRLAESQFYRLLSGTNSHYTIKAVEYVVNPELMAQFKQGKEDLKKMRGEELSYPVLAFHGTKVENITKICETGFKVPGEKGFKHATDTGWYGKGVYFSEFPDYCMGYIKGADKLLLCQVLPGKVFHCKKLIHGAPLSKGCDSHTSPDKKELVIFNSYHILPCYVVHYKIHTGEFKYGTSKEKGVNSKDDDGDDDEDDDDNDNDDDEDDDEYDELSVQDKCDKATAAAKTKVFKTQRMLFTGSFCLTQKEMTDLVVKHGGAIGTPGNFNLCVASLGSVDEPTAKFRKAEEKSISVVSEEFLYKSIFKKELQDPDYFYPGT
- the LOC105330026 gene encoding uncharacterized protein isoform X2 translates to MASPAKKAKASTLPTCPYGARCYRKNPEHFKEFLHPPKQTTDTASTSDSNDSTKRAKTKTKPSLPDGKNLPPCKYGASCFRKNLLHFAEFSHPTAVVKKVTTGSGSDTDPIDSDDEKDKKKPKGKAEDILKRGMSLVKKYSQMSEAERKELIKQAFEAKQKLQDELKETQDKVKEKEKELEKMQHQVSSGLLLVEGEKEALEGTKTVYFKLMAERNHKEGSAEQTHFRLAESQFYRLLSGTNSHYTIKAVEYVVNPELMAQFKQGKEDLKKMRGEELSYPVLAFHGTKVENITKICETGFKVPGEKGFKHATDTGWYGKGVYFSEFPDYCMGYIKGADKLLLCQVLPGKVFHCKKLIHGAPLSKGCDSHTSPDKKELVIFNSYHILPCYVVHYKIHTGEFKYGTSKEKGVNSKDDDGDDDEDDELSVQDKCDKATAAAKTKVFKTQRMLFTGSFCLTQKEMTDLVVKHGGAIGTPGNFNLCVASLGSVDEPTAKFRKAEEKSISVVSEEFLYKSIFKKELQDPDYFYPGT